The Desulforamulus hydrothermalis Lam5 = DSM 18033 genome includes a window with the following:
- a CDS encoding IS607 family transposase, with translation MSKAAKKLGVHPNSLRNWEKQGLIKPVRLPGGQRRYSMDELNRLLQSGQLDAGQEGVVLYARVSTKKQADAGNLNRQLERLRQYVIESHYRVVAEFTDVASGLNQKRRGLTNVLKLAERGEYKKLIIEYPDRLARFGYSYIERHLRYCGVEIVAIAEKEPEDAQSELVRDLLAIVTSFSARLYSARGGKKVRQGFRELIAEASQSEKTEEQQEEAD, from the coding sequence ATAAGCAAAGCGGCAAAGAAATTAGGTGTACATCCGAACAGCCTGCGCAACTGGGAGAAGCAAGGCTTGATTAAGCCTGTCCGTTTACCTGGCGGTCAGCGCCGGTATTCCATGGACGAACTCAACAGGCTTTTGCAGTCCGGCCAACTGGACGCCGGGCAGGAAGGCGTCGTCCTGTACGCCCGGGTGTCCACCAAAAAGCAGGCGGATGCCGGCAACTTAAACAGGCAGCTGGAAAGGCTGAGGCAATATGTGATTGAGTCGCATTACCGTGTTGTTGCCGAGTTCACCGACGTAGCCAGCGGTTTAAACCAAAAACGCCGCGGTCTGACAAACGTGCTCAAGCTGGCCGAGCGGGGTGAGTACAAAAAACTAATTATCGAATATCCCGACCGGCTGGCCCGGTTCGGGTATTCGTACATTGAGCGGCATTTAAGGTACTGTGGCGTAGAGATCGTAGCCATAGCTGAAAAAGAGCCGGAAGACGCACAATCCGAATTGGTCAGGGACTTATTGGCAATAGTCACGTCTTTTTCGGCCCGGCTGTATAGCGCCAGAGGCGGGAAGAAGGTCAGGCAGGGTTTTCGGGAACTGATAGCGGAGGCATCTCAAAGTGAAAAAACGGAAGAACAACAAGAAGAAGCCGACTAA
- a CDS encoding sensor histidine kinase, with the protein MKPGGIVKKLWLATTLLVILTMGLTTLSQLWLLEKTYYRQQSDRLLTEARAAAADLAEENNSQTVFQQLQGLANSLQATVFLTDREGTIVLTARSGWGHGMMHGMGLGMGMGMGHQWLSGNVSQSQTKVDMSQILAGAEIIYRGHHPMFNTEILTAAVPVKKAASVVGALVVNTPLQPIDNNLRALQGTSLYSLLGGLLLAALVSWLLSRYLSGPLLQMQEVAKSMAQGDYSRRVDVTRNDEIGWLAESLNSLACQLAEKISLLRRIDQTRRDFVAGVSHELRTPLTIIQGNAEALLDGVVKDPAKQRQYLNNILEETLRLRRLTSELLDMRKIELGEVILNKQAVDAVSLFNSVVNKMQDLAAARGIVLRFVPPSRPILITADSDRLGQILINLTENALRFSPPGGEVLVTLAEHRQALIAEVKDNGPGIPEEEQPFIWDKFYKVDKSRCRSAGGTGLGLAIVKQLVELHGGTVSLSSKPGRGTTFRFTIPKQ; encoded by the coding sequence ATGAAACCCGGCGGTATTGTTAAAAAACTATGGCTGGCCACCACTTTATTGGTAATTTTAACCATGGGCCTGACAACCTTAAGCCAGTTGTGGCTGTTGGAGAAAACATATTATAGACAGCAGTCGGACAGATTGTTGACAGAAGCCCGGGCAGCTGCTGCAGACCTGGCTGAGGAGAACAACAGTCAGACAGTTTTTCAACAGTTGCAGGGTTTGGCCAACAGTTTACAGGCTACGGTGTTCCTCACCGACCGGGAAGGAACTATTGTGCTGACAGCCCGTTCCGGCTGGGGTCACGGCATGATGCACGGCATGGGTTTAGGTATGGGTATGGGTATGGGTCATCAGTGGCTTTCCGGCAATGTGAGTCAATCCCAAACCAAGGTGGATATGTCGCAAATACTGGCTGGCGCTGAGATAATCTACCGCGGGCATCATCCCATGTTTAACACGGAGATATTAACGGCTGCCGTGCCCGTTAAAAAAGCGGCTTCTGTAGTGGGAGCCCTGGTGGTTAATACCCCGTTGCAGCCTATTGATAACAACCTGCGGGCTTTGCAGGGGACCAGTCTGTACAGCCTGCTGGGAGGCTTGTTGCTGGCCGCGCTGGTCAGCTGGCTGTTATCCCGGTACTTGTCGGGACCGTTGCTGCAGATGCAAGAAGTGGCGAAATCCATGGCCCAGGGCGATTACAGCAGGAGGGTAGACGTGACCCGGAACGATGAAATTGGTTGGCTGGCCGAATCTTTGAACTCTTTGGCCTGCCAGTTGGCTGAAAAAATCAGCTTGCTGCGCCGGATTGACCAAACAAGGCGGGATTTTGTGGCCGGCGTTTCCCACGAATTACGCACACCGTTGACGATTATTCAGGGTAATGCGGAAGCTCTTTTGGACGGTGTGGTAAAAGACCCGGCCAAACAACGGCAGTACCTTAACAACATTTTAGAAGAAACTTTACGGTTGCGTCGATTAACCAGTGAATTGTTGGATATGCGAAAAATCGAGCTGGGTGAAGTGATTCTTAATAAGCAGGCGGTAGATGCGGTAAGTCTGTTTAACAGTGTGGTAAATAAAATGCAGGACCTGGCGGCAGCCAGGGGGATTGTGTTGCGCTTTGTGCCGCCGTCCCGGCCAATATTAATAACTGCAGACAGTGATCGCTTGGGCCAAATTTTAATTAACTTAACAGAAAACGCTCTGCGATTCTCTCCACCCGGCGGCGAGGTGCTGGTAACCTTGGCGGAGCACCGGCAAGCTCTTATTGCGGAAGTTAAAGACAATGGTCCGGGTATCCCGGAAGAAGAACAACCCTTTATTTGGGATAAATTTTACAAGGTAGATAAATCCCGCTGCCGCTCTGCTGGCGGTACCGGTCTGGGGCTGGCCATTGTTAAGCAGTTGGTGGAGCTGCACGGCGGTACCGTAAGTCTAAGCAGTAAACCGGGCCGGGGTACAACCTTCCGTTTTACCATTCCAAAGCAATAA
- a CDS encoding NUDIX domain-containing protein — protein MKHLQEITLSSQKIYEGRILNLRVDQVLLPNGKQSSREVVEFSEAVTIVAVTPEQKVLLVNQYRYPVAEILLEAPAGKKDPGESPESCARRELQEETGYTAGTLQKICEFYTTPGFTNELMHVFLARDLTPGQQKPDEDEFLQVTEVDLQEALDMIYHGQIRDGKTIAGLLAAFNLLQKNNFAE, from the coding sequence ATGAAACATTTACAAGAAATAACATTGTCCTCGCAAAAAATATATGAGGGAAGGATATTAAACTTGCGGGTAGATCAAGTGTTGCTGCCTAACGGCAAGCAAAGCAGCCGCGAGGTGGTGGAATTTTCAGAGGCAGTAACAATTGTAGCTGTTACTCCGGAACAAAAAGTTTTACTGGTCAACCAGTACCGCTATCCGGTAGCGGAAATTCTGCTGGAAGCACCTGCCGGTAAAAAAGACCCCGGAGAAAGTCCTGAGTCATGTGCCCGCCGGGAGTTACAAGAGGAAACCGGCTATACCGCCGGCACTTTGCAAAAAATATGTGAGTTTTATACCACGCCGGGCTTTACCAATGAGTTAATGCACGTTTTTTTGGCCCGGGATCTGACACCGGGGCAGCAAAAACCGGATGAAGACGAGTTTCTGCAGGTAACCGAGGTTGACCTGCAGGAGGCCCTGGATATGATATATCATGGCCAAATAAGGGACGGCAAAACCATTGCCGGCTTACTGGCGGCATTTAACTTGTTGCAAAAAAATAACTTTGCCGAGTGA
- a CDS encoding glycosyltransferase family 2 protein — protein MPPAAKLSLVLPMYNEAANAAAVVNELIAALEKEKICFELILVDNGSRDGTGLILAKLAQGNPAVKVVRVPRNLGYGWGIINGLRWAAGEYLGFMGGDGQVDPADVPRVFKHLLAGNFQLCKVKRQKRQDGLLRKLVSHIFNKLFVYTFKVNVGDINGSPKIMTRWCYENLNLCSKDWFLDAEVVLKASYLNLSVGEIPIVFRRRQGGRSSVRPRTVWEFLRNMTIYRIRGVLREGGDFVWRQRNPA, from the coding sequence ATGCCCCCTGCTGCAAAACTATCCCTGGTTTTACCCATGTACAATGAGGCAGCCAATGCCGCGGCGGTGGTAAATGAACTGATAGCCGCACTGGAAAAAGAAAAAATTTGTTTCGAATTAATTTTGGTAGATAACGGCTCCCGGGACGGTACCGGTTTAATCCTGGCGAAACTGGCGCAGGGTAATCCTGCTGTTAAAGTTGTCAGGGTGCCCAGAAATCTTGGTTATGGCTGGGGCATCATTAACGGCTTGCGCTGGGCCGCCGGTGAGTACCTGGGCTTTATGGGAGGAGACGGGCAAGTTGACCCGGCCGATGTGCCCAGGGTGTTCAAACACCTGCTGGCTGGAAACTTCCAGCTTTGCAAAGTTAAACGGCAAAAGCGACAGGACGGATTGCTAAGAAAACTGGTTTCCCACATATTTAACAAACTTTTTGTATATACATTTAAGGTAAATGTTGGCGATATTAACGGTTCACCTAAAATAATGACCCGTTGGTGCTATGAAAATCTCAATCTTTGTTCAAAGGACTGGTTTTTAGATGCGGAGGTAGTGCTTAAAGCCAGTTACTTAAATTTGTCGGTAGGAGAAATACCGATAGTTTTCCGCCGTCGTCAGGGCGGCAGATCAAGCGTGCGGCCAAGAACTGTATGGGAATTTCTGCGCAATATGACAATTTACCGCATAAGGGGTGTTTTGCGTGAAGGTGGTGATTTTGTGTGGCGGCAAAGGAACCCGGCTTAA
- a CDS encoding acyl-CoA dehydratase activase, producing MKAYLGIDVGSVSTNIVIVTEDNNVLASLYLRTRGRPIEALQAGLKEVAASIPAHLQIAGVGATGSGRFLAGVMVGADVVKNEITAHAVAASLVQPNVQTVLEIGGQDSKIIILRNGVVTDFAMNTVCAAGTGSFLDQQAARLGIPIQEFGQLALKSASSVRIAGRCTVFAESDMIHKQQMGHRVEDIINGLCEALVRNYLNNVGKGKEILPPILFQGGVAANQGIKAAFERALGHDVQIPKYYNVMGALGAAQLAKEELNRRGGKTKFKGFDVTNLSYLTRSFECNSCSNLCEIVEVLENDAVIGRWGSRCGKWDIADL from the coding sequence ATGAAAGCATATTTAGGTATAGACGTAGGTTCTGTCAGCACAAATATCGTTATTGTAACTGAAGATAATAATGTTCTGGCTTCATTGTACTTGCGAACCCGGGGACGCCCCATCGAAGCACTGCAAGCCGGTTTAAAAGAAGTGGCGGCGAGCATTCCTGCTCACCTGCAAATTGCCGGCGTTGGCGCCACCGGCAGCGGCCGTTTTTTGGCCGGTGTGATGGTCGGGGCGGATGTGGTAAAGAACGAAATTACGGCCCACGCGGTGGCTGCATCACTGGTACAACCCAATGTTCAAACGGTGTTGGAAATTGGCGGCCAGGATTCAAAAATTATTATTTTACGCAACGGGGTGGTAACTGACTTTGCCATGAATACCGTTTGCGCCGCCGGCACCGGTTCCTTTTTGGACCAGCAGGCTGCCCGCTTGGGCATACCCATTCAGGAATTCGGTCAACTGGCATTAAAGTCTGCCTCTTCGGTCAGAATTGCCGGCCGCTGTACTGTTTTTGCCGAATCAGACATGATTCACAAACAGCAAATGGGACACCGGGTAGAAGATATTATCAACGGTTTATGCGAAGCATTAGTCCGCAACTATCTCAACAACGTGGGCAAAGGCAAAGAAATATTACCCCCTATACTTTTTCAAGGTGGGGTAGCGGCCAACCAGGGAATAAAAGCCGCCTTTGAACGGGCTCTGGGACACGATGTACAAATACCAAAGTATTATAATGTTATGGGTGCCTTGGGCGCTGCTCAGTTAGCCAAAGAAGAGTTGAACCGCCGGGGCGGCAAAACTAAATTTAAAGGTTTTGATGTCACCAATCTTTCTTATCTGACACGCAGCTTTGAATGCAACAGTTGTTCTAACCTGTGCGAAATTGTTGAGGTGCTGGAAAACGATGCGGTCATTGGCCGCTGGGGTTCCCGCTGCGGCAAATGGGATATTGCAGATTTATAG
- a CDS encoding response regulator has protein sequence MPRVLLVDDEEKIRDLVKVYLEKDGFTVVEHDSGSGVVDMVTKNSYDLLLLDLMLPGVDGLTLCKEVRKTSQIPIIMLTAKGEEIDRVLGLEVGADDYIVKPFSPRELVARVKAVLRRSHPDRLPVEKKPAVLAFPQLVINPESRTVEFQGKDITLTPREFDLLLYLAKSPGRAFSRETLLENVWGYNYYGDLRTVDTHINRLRDKLNVQGGKQLIVTVWGVGYKFEVPK, from the coding sequence ATGCCCAGGGTATTGCTGGTGGACGATGAAGAAAAAATCAGAGATCTGGTCAAAGTTTACTTAGAAAAGGATGGCTTTACCGTAGTTGAGCATGACAGCGGCAGCGGGGTTGTTGACATGGTGACAAAAAATTCTTACGACCTGCTGTTGCTGGATCTTATGCTGCCGGGTGTTGACGGTTTGACTCTGTGCAAGGAGGTTCGAAAAACCTCACAGATTCCCATAATAATGCTGACAGCTAAAGGAGAGGAGATTGATCGGGTACTGGGCTTGGAAGTGGGGGCAGACGACTATATAGTTAAACCATTCAGTCCAAGAGAGCTGGTGGCACGGGTAAAAGCGGTTTTGCGTCGCTCTCATCCGGACCGGTTGCCCGTTGAAAAAAAACCGGCGGTTTTAGCTTTTCCTCAGTTGGTAATTAACCCGGAGTCCCGCACTGTAGAGTTTCAAGGCAAGGATATTACGTTAACCCCCAGGGAATTTGATTTGCTCCTTTACCTGGCTAAGTCACCGGGCAGGGCTTTTTCACGAGAAACTTTACTGGAAAACGTTTGGGGTTATAACTATTATGGCGACCTGCGCACTGTAGATACGCACATCAACCGCCTGCGTGACAAGTTAAATGTACAAGGGGGCAAACAGCTTATTGTTACTGTGTGGGGAGTAGGCTATAAATTTGAGGTGCCTAAATGA
- a CDS encoding acyl-CoA dehydratase activase-related protein: MSVATVGIPRALAYYIYYPRWRSFLSELGVRVVTSGLSNRQMLDEGVKEALAEACVPIKLYFGHVLSLKDKADFIFVPRLYCLNSKTLYCPKFLGLPDMIKHSLHHLPPVIDTMFNNRYKGFLARRTELAKSFFQLGSKFTNDKLKILKAIYHSIKTEQRYHQLLQSGLLPNQAIALLSGSKNVSAAPPQNALKFAVLGYPYHLYDEFINVGVLTKLRRLGVQIVTTENLPPRVLYRQQHPYPKDMFWTFSDRAFRSALHFFREGGVDGIIYVTAFGCGPDAMVYRLIEMEAKKYPHIPFMILMIDEHSGEAGISTRLEAFTDMVRRRKKGG, encoded by the coding sequence ATGTCTGTTGCTACAGTTGGTATTCCTCGGGCTTTGGCATATTATATATACTACCCCAGATGGCGTTCTTTCTTAAGTGAGCTGGGTGTCCGGGTTGTCACCTCCGGCCTCAGCAACAGGCAAATGCTGGATGAAGGCGTTAAAGAGGCGCTGGCGGAAGCCTGTGTGCCAATTAAACTTTATTTTGGTCATGTCCTCTCCCTAAAGGACAAAGCCGATTTTATTTTTGTTCCCCGGCTGTACTGTCTAAACAGCAAAACACTTTACTGTCCAAAATTTTTAGGCTTACCGGATATGATCAAACACAGCCTGCATCATCTGCCGCCTGTTATTGACACTATGTTCAATAACCGTTATAAGGGTTTCTTAGCCAGGCGAACCGAATTAGCCAAATCTTTTTTTCAACTGGGTAGCAAGTTTACCAACGATAAATTGAAAATTCTCAAAGCCATTTATCATTCAATTAAAACCGAACAGCGTTATCACCAGTTATTACAGTCAGGTCTGTTACCTAATCAGGCCATTGCTCTGTTAAGCGGCTCTAAGAATGTTAGTGCCGCTCCCCCTCAGAACGCCCTTAAATTTGCTGTTCTGGGTTATCCTTATCATTTATATGATGAATTTATCAATGTAGGCGTGTTAACCAAATTACGGCGTTTGGGAGTTCAAATAGTAACCACTGAAAATTTGCCGCCAAGGGTTTTGTACCGCCAACAACACCCCTACCCGAAAGACATGTTCTGGACCTTCAGCGATCGGGCTTTCCGTTCAGCCCTTCATTTTTTTCGGGAAGGCGGTGTGGATGGCATTATCTATGTGACCGCCTTTGGCTGTGGTCCTGACGCCATGGTTTACCGGCTTATTGAAATGGAAGCCAAAAAATACCCTCATATTCCGTTTATGATTTTAATGATTGATGAACACAGCGGCGAAGCCGGTATCTCTACCAGGCTGGAGGCTTTTACAGATATGGTCAGGCGTAGAAAAAAAGGGGGCTAG
- the rfbF gene encoding glucose-1-phosphate cytidylyltransferase, with the protein MKVVILCGGKGTRLKEETVVRPKPLVTIGNRPILWHIMKYYAHFGFKDFILCLGYLGDMIKQYFLQYEMMNSDLTIRFSPQPQVQVHCSQTIDWQVTLADTGISAMTGCRLKRIEQYIAEDSDFMVTYGDGLGNVNLHELYLFHKSHGSLATVTGVRPLSRFGELEVRGNTVTSFREKSQVKSGWINGGFFVFRREFFNYLVDQEDCVLEREPLEQLAREGQLKIFKHKGFWQCMDTYRDMEQLNAWWQQGNAPWEVWQT; encoded by the coding sequence GTGAAGGTGGTGATTTTGTGTGGCGGCAAAGGAACCCGGCTTAAAGAAGAAACCGTGGTTCGCCCTAAACCGCTGGTGACCATAGGCAACAGGCCTATACTGTGGCACATTATGAAATACTATGCTCATTTTGGCTTTAAAGATTTTATTCTTTGCCTGGGCTATCTGGGAGATATGATTAAACAATATTTTCTTCAGTATGAAATGATGAACAGTGATTTGACCATCCGTTTTTCGCCGCAGCCACAGGTGCAAGTTCACTGCAGCCAGACCATTGACTGGCAGGTGACCCTGGCGGATACCGGCATTAGCGCAATGACCGGTTGCCGCTTAAAAAGAATAGAGCAATATATTGCTGAGGACAGTGATTTTATGGTTACTTATGGCGACGGCCTGGGCAATGTTAATTTGCATGAGTTGTACCTTTTTCACAAAAGTCATGGCAGCCTGGCTACCGTAACCGGTGTACGGCCTTTATCCCGGTTTGGGGAATTAGAGGTAAGGGGCAATACAGTAACTTCTTTTCGTGAGAAGTCACAGGTAAAAAGCGGGTGGATTAACGGCGGTTTTTTTGTTTTCCGGCGAGAATTTTTCAACTATTTAGTTGACCAAGAAGATTGTGTATTAGAACGTGAACCACTGGAACAGTTAGCCCGGGAGGGACAATTAAAAATTTTTAAACACAAGGGTTTTTGGCAGTGTATGGATACCTATCGTGATATGGAACAGCTAAATGCCTGGTGGCAGCAGGGTAATGCGCCGTGGGAGGTGTGGCAAACATGA
- the minC gene encoding septum site-determining protein MinC: MNEAVSIKGTRHGLLILVDQERDFEEIKQNLYKKMEAARGFFKGARFAFYHEPVENEQRRALEEICLQYGLIHQPEIKTKIQNTAVSLSSNHNQPANQLSPAPQNCAANCDTLLVKRSLRSGQQIEYPGHVVVLGDVHAGAQVVAYGNVLVMGCLRGVVHAGANGNANARVVAHRLAPAQLRIGTSIACSPAYEQNQANYPEIAYLSEDGQIIVESYNSSRPAGRPT; this comes from the coding sequence ATGAATGAAGCCGTCAGTATAAAAGGAACCCGGCACGGCTTATTAATTCTGGTTGATCAGGAGCGGGATTTTGAAGAAATAAAACAAAATTTGTATAAGAAAATGGAAGCTGCCCGGGGCTTTTTTAAAGGAGCAAGATTCGCCTTTTACCATGAGCCGGTGGAAAACGAACAAAGGCGGGCACTGGAAGAAATATGTCTGCAATATGGGCTGATTCATCAACCGGAAATCAAAACAAAAATACAAAATACAGCGGTTTCTCTTTCATCCAACCATAATCAGCCCGCCAATCAATTGTCGCCGGCGCCTCAAAACTGCGCTGCCAATTGTGACACCCTTTTGGTGAAAAGAAGTTTGCGTTCCGGACAGCAAATTGAATATCCCGGCCATGTAGTTGTTCTGGGTGATGTTCATGCCGGTGCTCAGGTGGTGGCATACGGTAATGTACTGGTGATGGGCTGCTTGCGTGGTGTGGTGCATGCCGGGGCCAACGGTAATGCCAATGCCCGGGTAGTGGCACACCGTCTCGCGCCGGCTCAGTTAAGAATCGGTACATCCATTGCCTGCTCCCCGGCCTACGAGCAAAACCAGGCCAACTACCCGGAAATTGCTTATCTTTCGGAAGACGGTCAAATAATTGTGGAATCTTACAACAGCAGCCGTCCCGCCGGGCGGCCAACCTAA
- a CDS encoding DMT family transporter, which translates to MISGSNMFSYAVLILATVSWGGAFVAAKMVVGEIPALVAAALRFWLAFLCLLPFMLVQEGRKAKISSKDWPALVFLGFSGIFLYNILFFNGLRVSAAMDGSLLVACGPVLTALLSAFFLQEPLHWRQAAGFLVSLGGVVVIVTKGVPAALLSWDINHGDLMLTCSALTWSFYSVGGKVIMKRLSPLTCSTYAMGIGAVMLTLAAVTQWQDNPFGRMTIVSVAGLTYLAVIASALSFVLWFAGINRVGAGKAAIFQNLVPLSGAVFSVLLLGEQWQLFHAVGGGLILGGVYLVTKPAGTVLPAGKVSRGI; encoded by the coding sequence ATGATATCCGGTAGCAACATGTTTAGTTATGCTGTGTTGATTTTGGCTACAGTTAGCTGGGGGGGCGCCTTTGTGGCAGCGAAAATGGTTGTCGGCGAGATACCTGCCCTGGTGGCAGCGGCATTACGATTTTGGCTGGCTTTTTTATGCCTGTTACCTTTTATGCTGGTGCAAGAGGGAAGAAAAGCAAAGATTTCGTCTAAAGATTGGCCCGCTTTAGTATTCCTGGGGTTTAGCGGCATTTTTTTATATAACATACTGTTTTTTAACGGCTTAAGAGTATCTGCCGCCATGGACGGTTCTTTGCTGGTGGCCTGTGGGCCTGTCTTAACAGCCCTTTTATCTGCTTTTTTCTTACAGGAACCCTTGCATTGGCGCCAGGCCGCTGGTTTTTTGGTATCCCTCGGCGGGGTCGTGGTGATTGTCACCAAAGGAGTGCCAGCGGCTCTGCTGAGTTGGGATATTAACCACGGTGATTTAATGTTAACTTGCAGCGCCCTGACCTGGAGTTTTTATTCAGTTGGTGGTAAAGTTATTATGAAAAGATTATCGCCGCTGACATGCAGTACCTATGCCATGGGGATAGGTGCGGTGATGCTTACCCTGGCAGCCGTTACACAGTGGCAAGATAATCCCTTTGGCCGCATGACTATTGTCTCAGTGGCCGGCCTGACTTACTTGGCTGTTATTGCATCAGCCCTTAGCTTTGTCCTCTGGTTTGCAGGAATTAACAGGGTAGGGGCGGGCAAAGCGGCGATATTTCAAAATTTGGTACCCCTATCCGGGGCTGTCTTTTCTGTGCTTTTGCTGGGTGAGCAATGGCAACTGTTTCACGCTGTTGGCGGCGGGTTAATATTAGGCGGTGTTTATCTGGTGACAAAGCCTGCCGGGACGGTACTCCCTGCGGGCAAGGTTTCCCGGGGAATATAA
- a CDS encoding GDP-mannose 4,6-dehydratase: protein MSQWQGKNVLITGCTGFIGSRLANRLVQSGAQVVGIIRDHVAASNLFQSGVFNHMQAAYGDITDFHFVNRVLAEYEIDTVFHLAAQTIVTIANRSPLSTFESNIKGTWTVLEACRLSPTVERIVVASSDKAYGRSAELPYTEDQPLQGNHPYDVSKSCSDLIAQSYYQTYRLPVVISRLANVYGGGDLNFNRLVPGTVQAVLADRAPTIRSDGSPLREYLYIEDAVAAYLLLAEHLHRPAVVGQAFNFAPHHPISVLEMVQTIIKISGKNLKPRILGQRTPAAEIEQQYSDSSRARKILQWHPRWGLEAGLADTLAWYRQYLEGVKDLGSIKNVR from the coding sequence ATGAGTCAATGGCAGGGAAAAAACGTTTTAATAACCGGCTGTACGGGTTTCATTGGCAGCCGGTTGGCTAACAGGCTGGTTCAGTCAGGGGCTCAAGTGGTGGGCATCATCCGAGATCATGTGGCAGCAAGCAATCTTTTTCAAAGCGGTGTTTTCAACCACATGCAGGCTGCTTATGGTGATATTACAGACTTTCACTTTGTTAACCGGGTGCTGGCAGAATATGAAATAGACACGGTTTTTCATTTGGCTGCCCAAACTATTGTTACCATTGCCAACCGTTCGCCCCTTTCCACCTTTGAGTCTAATATTAAAGGCACCTGGACTGTTTTGGAAGCCTGCCGTCTTTCTCCCACCGTGGAGAGAATAGTGGTAGCATCCAGCGATAAGGCTTACGGGCGGTCAGCCGAGCTGCCTTATACAGAGGATCAGCCGCTGCAGGGCAATCATCCCTATGATGTTTCTAAATCATGCAGCGATTTAATTGCCCAGAGTTATTACCAAACCTATCGACTGCCGGTGGTAATCTCCCGGCTGGCCAATGTTTATGGCGGCGGAGACTTAAATTTTAACCGGTTGGTACCGGGCACCGTCCAGGCGGTATTGGCAGACCGGGCGCCTACCATTCGCAGTGATGGTTCTCCCCTGCGTGAATACCTTTATATAGAAGATGCGGTAGCTGCCTATTTATTACTGGCAGAGCATCTGCACCGCCCGGCTGTGGTGGGTCAGGCCTTTAATTTTGCGCCCCACCACCCCATTTCAGTGCTGGAGATGGTTCAGACGATAATTAAAATATCCGGAAAAAACCTTAAGCCGCGCATACTGGGTCAAAGGACGCCGGCCGCTGAAATTGAACAGCAGTACAGTGACAGCAGCCGGGCCCGCAAAATTTTACAATGGCATCCCCGCTGGGGTTTAGAAGCGGGTTTGGCTGATACGTTGGCCTGGTACCGTCAATACCTTGAGGGAGTGAAAGACTTGGGGTCAATAAAAAACGTGCGCTAA